CGCTTGAGCTGCTCGTTGTGTCCGTATCGGAGCACCGCGATCGCCATGTCGATCGCGCCCTGATGATGCGGCACCATCATCGCCACGAAGTCCCGGTCGACGTCGCCCGTCGGGCTCACCGCCATGTCGTGCATCATCTTCCTCATGGCGGCGGCGTTCTCGGCCAGGTAGGGGGCCTCGTCGGCGACGTCGGCCCGCGACGGGGCACGCGATCGGTCGGTGCGCGGACCGGGTCGTGACACGTCCTGGGACAACGCGGCGGCAGCGGATCCGAACACGATCGACAGAACGACTGCGAGCCAGTGAATGGAACGGCGAGGCCGCAAAGCCATGTGATCCTCCGTTGTTCGCACGGCGCGCGGGGACTCGACCAG
The DNA window shown above is from Candidatus Eisenbacteria bacterium and carries:
- a CDS encoding DUF305 domain-containing protein, translating into MALRPRRSIHWLAVVLSIVFGSAAAALSQDVSRPGPRTDRSRAPSRADVADEAPYLAENAAAMRKMMHDMAVSPTGDVDRDFVAMMVPHHQGAIDMAIAVLRYGHNEQLKRLAQEIIVTQQQEIAAMRLGVGESLPPSVPSPTQPSPDRWSRP